One Maniola hyperantus chromosome Z, iAphHyp1.2, whole genome shotgun sequence DNA window includes the following coding sequences:
- the LOC138404484 gene encoding uncharacterized protein encodes MQSIVARLRGFLNWLVFEDDTKTTPYNASDEPETSDDKDRLAKNVRYIQNQVEAGHPSTSVPHEKSIRNNRVQTGPIKLMGSFNERNTPSWGPPAEYTDDEEEVILVVNSVEKGIIAEKFNEVSEQYDPIKTETCTSSVKIENINSLKDSFRDIALTSKDWISKLDSKYKTKNIDTQNKIISARREADIISKVNYEHKLEHLEDEFKNLLGLPLSQIEEPVGQSVLSVDSVELPSLTHEQEAIIEKAFGPGPGGQLLVEKFNLRIHRRDVQTLAGQNWVNDEVINFYMNLLMLRSDERKHLPRVYATNTFFYPKLMQSGHAGLKRWTKKVDIFAHDLMIVPVHLGVHWCLSLIKFREKKIHYLDSMGGQNQACLDALLKYLRDEHMDKKGQPFDDNGWRTETLKVCVLLYGDVCLTKFREKKIHYLDSMGGQNQACLDALLKYLRDEHMDKKGQPFDDNGWRTETLKVCVLLYGDVCLTKFREKKIHYLDSMGGQNQACLDALLKYLRDEHMDKKGQPFDDNGWRTETLKDIPLQSTNSDCGVFLCVLAEFSARNAPYIFTQAHMPYLRRKAALEILQARLLI; translated from the exons atgCAGTCCATAGTGGCTCGATTGCGCGGTTTCCTAAACTGGTTGGTATTTGAAGACGACACCAAGACGACACCGTACAATGCTTCAGACGAACCCG AAACGTCGGATGACAAAGACAGGCTTGCCAAAAATGTAAGATACATACAGAATCAAGTTGAAGCAGGCCATCCGAGCACATCCGTACCTCATGAAAAATCGATCAGAAACAATAGAGTGCAGACAGGCCCTATCAAGCTAATGGGTAGTTTTAACGAAAGGAACACACCGTCATGGGGGCCTCCTGCTGAGTATACAGATGATGAGGAGGAG GTTATATTAGTTGTAAACTCAGTTGAAAAAGGTATAATTGCGGAAAAGTTCAATGAAGTGTCCGAACAGTATGATCCGATCAAAACTGAAACATGTACTTCATCtgttaaaatagaaaatattaacTCTTTGAAAGATTCCTTCAGAGATATAGCGTTGACGTCAAAAGACTGGATTTCCAAGCTAGATTCTAAGTACAAAACCAAGAATATAGATactcaaaacaaaataatatctgCAAGAAGAGAGGCTGATATAATATCCAAAGTAAATTATGAACATAAGTTAGAGCATTTAGAGGATGAGTTTAAAAATTTGCTTGGTCTACCATTGAGTCAAATAGAGGAGCCAGTAGGTCAGTCAGTACTGTCAGTAGACTCAGTAGAGTTACCTAGTTTAACTCATGAACAAGAAGCAATCATAGAGAAAGCATTTGGACCGGGCCCGGGCGGTCAACTACTAGTAGAGAAATTTAATTTAAGGATACACAG GCGCGACGTCCAAACCCTGGCAGGACAAAACTGGGTCAACGATGAAGTGATTAACTTCTACATGAACCTGCTGATGCTGCGGAGTGACGAGCGCAAGCACTTGCCGCGGGTCTACGCTACCAACACATTCTTCTACCCCAAGCTCATGCAGAGCGGCCACGCTGGCCTCAAAAGGTGGACCAAGAAG GTGGACATATTCGCGCACGACCTCATGATAGTTCCAGTTCACCTAGGCGTGCACTGGTGCCTAAGCCTCATCAAATTCCGCGAGAAGAAGATCCACTACCTCGACAGCATGGGCGGCCAAAACCAAGCCTGCCTCGACGCGCTGCTCAAGTACCTGCGCGACGAACACATGGACAAGAAGGGGCAGCCCTTCGACGACAACGGGTGGCGCACAGAGACTCTCAAGGTTTGTGTTTTGCTATATGGTGACGTTTGCCTCACCAAATTCCGCGAGAAGAAGATCCACTACCTCGACAGCATGGGCGGCCAAAACCAAGCCTGCCTCGACGCGCTGCTCAAGTACCTGCGCGACGAACACATGGACAAGAAGGGGCAGCCCTTCGACGACAACGGGTGGCGCACAGAGACTCTCAAGGTTTGTGTTTTGCTATATGGTGACGTTTGCCTCACCAAATTCCGCGAGAAGAAGATCCACTACCTCGACAGCATGGGCGGCCAAAACCAAGCCTGCCTCGACGCGCTGCTCAAGTACCTGCGCGACGAACACATGGACAAGAAGGGGCAGCCCTTCGACGACAACGGGTGGCGCACAGAGACTCTCAAG